One Pseudorhodoplanes sinuspersici DNA segment encodes these proteins:
- a CDS encoding ParB/RepB/Spo0J family partition protein, whose translation MAKAVQKITLSRSRDIPFNKLVLSQSNVRRVKAGVSVEQLAESIAQRTLLQSLNVRAVLDGEGNETGMFEVPAGGRRYRALELLVKQKRLAKTQLVPCVVREGGIAEDDSIAENDERVGLHPLDQFRAFQTLRTLGMSEEDIAARHFVTAAIVKQRLRLASVSPKLHEVYAEDGMTLEQLMAFSVTGDHARQELVWENVSKSGYDEPYQIRRMLTEDTVRASDKRAQFVGVAAYEAAGGGVLRDLFERDDGGWWQDVPLLERLVTEKLKADAETIAAEGWKWIEVAISFPYGHDNGFRQLEGTPADITAEEQAMVEALQAEHAKLEAEYQDADEIPDEVDARLGEIEKALSAFDNRPHIFDAADITRAGVFVSIDSDGSLLIDRGFVRPDDEAPVEGADANADPSDTDAVDPDASSVRRTVITVSGQPEAKDEEDDGIKPLPERLVMELTAHRSLALRDAVATNPQVAMTALLHKLCLDTFQREMPNGCLQVTVRQVHFSAQASDLKDSPPAKAIDERNKAWAAEMPNDEVALWDWLAALDDASRSALLAHCVSFGVNALFEKIDRYGGTGVSAHGLRHRIDQADRLARAVNLDMAEAGWRPTVDNYLGRVTKSRILEAVREAKGEASVQLIDHLKKNEMAKEAERLLDGMGWLPEPLRLAEVAAASGEPNTTGEPLPEFLADDEDEAGETGEDEQPHAVAAE comes from the coding sequence ATGGCAAAGGCCGTGCAGAAGATCACTCTGTCGCGCTCGCGTGACATCCCATTCAACAAGCTGGTGCTCAGCCAGTCGAACGTACGCCGCGTCAAGGCCGGCGTGTCGGTCGAGCAACTGGCCGAGAGTATCGCGCAGCGCACTTTGCTGCAGAGCCTCAACGTCCGCGCCGTCCTTGATGGTGAGGGCAACGAGACCGGCATGTTCGAGGTGCCGGCCGGCGGTCGCCGCTACCGCGCCCTCGAACTGCTGGTGAAGCAGAAGCGTTTGGCGAAGACGCAGCTCGTTCCCTGCGTCGTCCGCGAAGGGGGTATCGCCGAGGACGACTCGATCGCCGAGAACGATGAGCGCGTCGGCCTGCATCCGCTCGACCAGTTTCGCGCCTTCCAGACCCTGCGCACTCTCGGCATGAGCGAGGAAGACATCGCCGCGCGGCATTTCGTGACCGCGGCGATCGTCAAGCAGCGCCTGCGCCTGGCATCCGTGTCGCCGAAACTGCACGAGGTCTATGCAGAGGACGGCATGACGCTCGAACAACTCATGGCCTTTTCCGTGACCGGCGATCACGCGCGACAGGAGCTGGTCTGGGAAAACGTCAGCAAATCTGGCTATGACGAGCCGTACCAGATCCGGCGCATGCTCACCGAGGATACGGTGCGTGCGTCGGACAAGCGGGCGCAGTTCGTCGGCGTCGCGGCATATGAAGCCGCCGGCGGAGGTGTTTTGCGCGACCTGTTCGAGCGCGACGATGGCGGCTGGTGGCAGGACGTGCCGCTGCTCGAGCGTCTCGTCACCGAAAAGCTGAAGGCGGATGCGGAGACCATTGCCGCCGAGGGTTGGAAATGGATCGAGGTCGCAATCAGCTTTCCCTATGGCCATGACAACGGTTTCCGTCAGCTCGAGGGAACGCCTGCAGACATCACGGCCGAGGAGCAGGCGATGGTGGAAGCGCTGCAAGCCGAGCACGCGAAGCTCGAGGCCGAGTATCAGGACGCCGACGAGATTCCCGACGAGGTCGACGCCCGCCTCGGCGAGATCGAGAAGGCGCTGTCCGCCTTCGACAATCGGCCGCATATCTTCGATGCGGCCGACATCACCCGCGCCGGGGTTTTCGTTAGCATCGACAGCGATGGCAGCCTGCTGATCGATCGCGGTTTCGTGCGTCCGGACGACGAAGCGCCGGTTGAGGGCGCAGACGCAAATGCCGACCCTTCTGACACGGACGCTGTCGATCCCGACGCGTCATCCGTACGGCGGACCGTCATCACGGTTAGCGGCCAGCCTGAGGCCAAGGACGAAGAAGACGACGGCATCAAGCCGTTGCCTGAGCGCCTCGTGATGGAGTTGACGGCCCATCGCTCGCTCGCGCTGCGTGACGCCGTAGCGACCAATCCCCAGGTCGCGATGACGGCGCTGCTACACAAGCTCTGCCTCGATACCTTCCAGCGTGAGATGCCGAACGGCTGTCTGCAGGTAACAGTTCGGCAGGTCCACTTCTCTGCGCAGGCATCCGACCTGAAGGACTCCCCGCCGGCGAAAGCCATCGACGAAAGGAATAAGGCCTGGGCGGCGGAGATGCCGAACGACGAAGTTGCACTGTGGGATTGGCTCGCCGCGCTCGACGACGCCAGCCGTTCGGCGCTGCTGGCGCATTGCGTGTCGTTCGGCGTGAATGCCTTGTTCGAGAAGATTGATCGATACGGCGGCACCGGCGTGTCGGCGCACGGCCTGCGCCATCGGATCGATCAGGCCGATCGCCTGGCACGTGCCGTCAATCTCGACATGGCGGAAGCAGGCTGGCGCCCGACAGTCGACAACTATCTTGGTCGCGTCACCAAGAGCCGCATCCTCGAAGCCGTGCGCGAGGCAAAGGGTGAGGCGTCGGTGCAACTCATCGACCATCTCAAGAAGAACGAGATGGCGAAGGAGGCAGAGCGGCTGCTCGATGGCATGGGCTGGCTTCCCGAGCCGTTGCGCCTTGCCGAGGTGGCTGCGGCATCAGGCGAACCCAACACCACAGGCGAACCGCTTCCCGAATTCCTCGCCGATGACGAGGACGAGGCGGGTGAAACCGGCGAGGACGAACAGCCCCACGCCGTTGCGGCTGAATGA
- a CDS encoding helix-turn-helix domain-containing protein, translated as MRLRETVARNLRRLRQAKGLSQEELADRADINRNYVGMLEREQHAATIDMLEKLADVLETDPVEFFRRGA; from the coding sequence ATGCGATTGCGCGAGACCGTGGCCAGAAATTTGCGCCGGCTGCGGCAGGCTAAAGGTCTGTCGCAGGAGGAGCTTGCCGATCGTGCAGACATCAATCGCAACTATGTCGGAATGCTCGAACGCGAACAGCATGCGGCAACGATCGACATGCTGGAAAAACTCGCCGACGTCCTTGAAACGGATCCCGTGGAGTTCTTCCGGCGCGGAGCGTGA
- a CDS encoding transcriptional regulator domain-containing protein, translating to MPPASDWRSASTAEKLMSLDRPQFAAEFLRRNHDYSEDYRVTQDQIASGVVEHAAGMDRLARRWGLSFRACPGHRCLELAFHMATRTFAIRCYYCSRA from the coding sequence ATGCCACCTGCGTCCGACTGGCGATCTGCGAGCACCGCCGAAAAACTCATGAGCCTCGATCGCCCGCAATTCGCCGCCGAGTTCCTCCGCCGCAATCACGACTACAGCGAAGATTACCGCGTCACACAGGATCAGATCGCGTCAGGCGTCGTCGAGCATGCCGCCGGAATGGACAGGCTCGCACGACGTTGGGGTTTGAGTTTTCGCGCATGCCCCGGACATCGCTGCCTGGAACTCGCCTTCCATATGGCGACCAGAACGTTCGCCATCCGCTGTTATTATTGCTCCCGCGCCTGA
- a CDS encoding strawberry notch-like NTP hydrolase domain-containing protein has product MSRRSVSTAVPAASPVPAADPASAVFVAARLLLPHLEHGRRIDAPMLRTALETAFGASDADGAWDWKTAYDACEAASVLFVRRFGPAMRARSGSDAAMLPMLAKLARLLPTHTRRSEESEAFQQFSTPIALGFAASVAAAITPADIVLEPSAGTGLLAILAELSGAALVLNELADTRAGILERLFAGVSTTRFDAAQIDDHLDAGIVPSVVLMNPPFSAVAHVDRRMADAALRHIASALARLPEGGRLVAITGASFASDNPAWTDAFVHLQERGRVVFSAAIDGAVYAKHGTTIDTRLTVIDRLPADDTTVFPPYRDVAPDVTTLLGWVTERVPPRLPIAGNVIAPTVQRAAIPRTVRAYVSRPSASTTSTADPEAVELAYEQVAWAPTESRKLTDAIYEEYGLQSIRIPGSTAHPTKLVQSAAMASVAPPIPTYRPHLPANLVRGGLLSDAQLESVVYAGEAHSDFLAGSWSVDETFDLVTAASDDAEDAVRFRRGWFLGDGTGAGKGRQVAGVLIDNWLKGRRRAVWISKSDKLIEDAQRDWSALGMERLLVTPLSRFRQGTSIRLAEGILFTTYATLRSDARDEKASRVRQIVDWLGADFDGLIVFDESHAMQNAAGGRGERGDVAASQQGRAGLRLQHALPNARVLYVSATGATTVHNLAYAQRLGLWGGEDFPFATRAEFVEAIEAGGVAAMEVLARDLKALGLYAARSLSYEGVEYELVEHRLSDEQIRIYDEYAGAFSIIHNNLDAAMRAANVTGETGTLNAQAKSAARSAFESAKQRFFNHLITAMKTPTLIASVERDLKAGHAAVIQIVSTGEALMERRLAEIPTEEWGDVQVDITPREYVLDYLAHSFPTQLYEPFTDSEGNLSSRPVYRDGQPVQSRDAVARRDRLIEKLASLSPVHGALDQIVQRFGTDMVAEVTGRSRRIIRKTGSDRIDRLVVENRAGSANLAETQAFMDDVKRILAFSEAGGTGRSYHAELSVRNRRLRIHYLLEAGWKADAAIQGLGRTNRTNQAQPPLFRPIATNVKAEKRFLSTIARRLDTLGAITKGQRQTGGQGLFRPEDNLESHYARDALRQLYLLLVMGKVESCSLQTFEDATGLKLTDANGIKDELPPITTFLNRLLALTIDLQNILFVAFEQLLTARVEGAIASGTYDVGLETLTAESFTVTDRQTIYTHPNTAAETRLLTITQRQRNRPVTLDEALEHLSDPRALLLVNTQSGRAAVQAPARSVMLDDGQVERRVRLIRPMEHPVIALATMPQTHWREADRESFARVWSAELADVPAFTDSEIHIVAGLLLPIWKRLPNESTRVYRLQTDDGERIIGRKVSPAWVASATAIGASTLTPDAAHSALLDGKTILDLAEGLQLRRVRVMGANRIELTGFAGAMRERLTAYGLFHEIISWKLRMFVPTDAAGVDVLRKVLDRYPVARVAERVA; this is encoded by the coding sequence ATGTCCCGCCGTTCAGTGTCCACGGCCGTCCCCGCGGCCAGCCCTGTCCCTGCCGCCGATCCGGCGTCCGCAGTCTTCGTCGCCGCGCGCCTTCTCCTTCCCCACCTCGAACACGGCCGCCGCATCGACGCGCCGATGTTGAGGACCGCGCTGGAAACCGCATTCGGCGCTTCCGACGCCGATGGCGCATGGGATTGGAAGACGGCTTACGACGCCTGCGAGGCGGCGAGCGTCCTGTTCGTGCGCAGGTTCGGGCCCGCGATGCGGGCGAGGTCCGGCTCGGACGCGGCTATGCTGCCGATGCTTGCCAAGCTCGCAAGACTTCTTCCTACCCACACGCGCCGCTCCGAAGAGAGCGAGGCATTTCAGCAGTTCTCGACACCGATCGCCTTGGGCTTCGCCGCCAGCGTCGCTGCCGCGATCACGCCAGCCGACATTGTGCTGGAGCCGTCGGCCGGCACCGGCCTGCTTGCCATCTTGGCCGAGCTGTCGGGCGCAGCGCTCGTTCTCAACGAGCTCGCAGATACCCGCGCTGGCATTCTCGAGCGGTTGTTCGCCGGCGTCTCCACGACGCGCTTCGACGCTGCGCAGATCGACGATCACCTCGATGCCGGGATCGTGCCGAGCGTCGTGCTGATGAATCCGCCGTTCTCGGCGGTCGCGCATGTCGATCGGCGCATGGCCGATGCGGCCTTGCGGCACATCGCATCCGCGCTTGCGCGACTGCCCGAAGGCGGACGCCTGGTCGCGATCACCGGCGCGAGCTTCGCGTCCGACAACCCCGCGTGGACCGACGCCTTCGTGCACCTGCAGGAGCGCGGCCGCGTCGTGTTCTCCGCCGCCATCGACGGTGCCGTCTATGCGAAGCACGGCACCACAATCGACACGCGCCTGACCGTGATCGACCGTCTGCCGGCTGACGATACGACGGTGTTTCCGCCGTATCGCGATGTCGCGCCCGACGTGACGACGCTGCTCGGCTGGGTCACGGAGCGCGTCCCGCCGCGACTACCGATCGCGGGCAACGTCATCGCTCCGACGGTTCAGCGCGCGGCCATTCCGCGGACCGTTCGCGCGTATGTCTCACGGCCGTCCGCGTCCACGACATCGACGGCCGATCCGGAGGCCGTCGAACTCGCTTATGAGCAGGTCGCGTGGGCACCCACGGAAAGCCGTAAACTCACGGATGCGATTTACGAAGAATACGGATTGCAGTCGATCCGTATTCCCGGATCGACGGCGCATCCGACGAAGCTCGTGCAGTCGGCCGCGATGGCGTCGGTCGCGCCGCCGATTCCGACCTATCGGCCGCATCTGCCGGCGAACCTCGTCCGAGGCGGGTTGCTCTCGGATGCCCAGCTCGAATCCGTCGTCTATGCCGGCGAGGCCCATTCCGACTTCCTCGCCGGGTCCTGGAGCGTCGACGAGACCTTCGATCTCGTCACGGCCGCATCGGATGATGCCGAAGATGCGGTGCGCTTCCGGCGCGGCTGGTTCCTGGGCGACGGCACCGGCGCCGGCAAGGGCCGCCAGGTCGCGGGCGTTCTCATCGACAACTGGCTGAAGGGCCGACGCCGCGCGGTTTGGATCAGCAAGTCTGACAAGCTGATTGAGGATGCCCAGCGCGACTGGTCGGCGCTCGGCATGGAGCGGCTGCTGGTAACACCGCTGTCGCGCTTCCGGCAGGGCACATCGATCCGGCTCGCCGAAGGCATCCTGTTCACGACCTATGCGACGCTGCGGTCCGATGCGCGCGACGAAAAGGCTTCGCGCGTCCGCCAGATCGTCGACTGGCTCGGCGCGGACTTCGACGGCCTGATTGTGTTTGATGAATCACACGCGATGCAGAACGCCGCCGGCGGTAGGGGCGAGCGCGGCGATGTCGCAGCCTCGCAGCAGGGCCGGGCCGGACTGCGCCTGCAACATGCCTTGCCGAACGCGCGCGTTCTCTACGTCTCGGCGACGGGCGCGACCACGGTCCATAATCTCGCCTATGCGCAGCGCCTCGGCCTCTGGGGCGGAGAAGACTTCCCGTTCGCGACGCGCGCGGAGTTCGTCGAGGCGATCGAGGCGGGCGGCGTCGCCGCGATGGAAGTGCTGGCCCGCGATCTCAAGGCGCTCGGCCTCTATGCGGCGCGGTCGCTTTCCTACGAGGGCGTCGAGTACGAACTGGTCGAGCACCGTCTGAGCGATGAGCAGATCCGCATCTACGATGAATATGCGGGTGCCTTCTCGATCATTCATAACAACCTCGATGCCGCGATGCGCGCGGCGAACGTCACCGGCGAGACCGGCACGCTGAACGCGCAGGCCAAGTCCGCCGCGCGCTCCGCTTTCGAGAGCGCCAAGCAGCGCTTCTTCAACCATCTCATCACGGCGATGAAGACGCCGACGCTGATCGCGTCCGTCGAGCGTGACCTGAAGGCGGGTCATGCCGCGGTGATCCAGATCGTCTCGACCGGCGAGGCGCTGATGGAACGCCGGCTTGCCGAAATCCCGACCGAGGAATGGGGCGACGTGCAGGTCGACATCACCCCGCGGGAATACGTGCTCGATTATCTGGCGCACAGTTTCCCGACCCAGCTCTACGAGCCGTTCACGGACAGCGAAGGAAACTTGTCGTCACGGCCAGTCTATCGCGACGGCCAGCCGGTGCAGAGCCGGGACGCAGTCGCACGCCGGGATCGCTTGATCGAGAAGCTCGCGTCATTGTCCCCCGTGCATGGCGCGCTCGACCAGATCGTGCAGCGCTTCGGCACGGACATGGTGGCGGAGGTCACGGGCCGCTCGCGCCGCATTATCCGCAAGACTGGATCGGACCGGATCGACCGCCTCGTCGTCGAGAACCGTGCCGGCTCCGCGAACCTCGCCGAGACGCAGGCGTTCATGGATGACGTCAAGCGTATTCTGGCGTTCTCGGAAGCTGGCGGCACGGGACGCAGCTATCACGCCGAACTGTCGGTCCGGAACCGGCGGCTGCGCATACATTATCTTTTGGAGGCCGGGTGGAAGGCCGACGCGGCGATTCAGGGGCTGGGCCGTACCAATCGCACCAATCAGGCGCAGCCGCCGCTGTTCCGGCCGATCGCCACCAACGTGAAGGCGGAAAAGCGCTTCCTCTCGACCATCGCGCGGCGCCTCGACACGCTCGGGGCCATCACCAAGGGGCAGCGCCAGACCGGCGGGCAGGGCCTGTTCCGCCCCGAGGACAACCTCGAGAGTCACTATGCGCGCGACGCCTTGCGTCAGCTCTATCTCCTTCTGGTCATGGGCAAGGTCGAAAGCTGCTCGCTTCAGACCTTTGAGGATGCCACGGGACTGAAGCTGACCGACGCGAACGGCATCAAGGACGAACTCCCGCCGATCACGACGTTCCTCAACCGTCTGCTGGCGCTGACCATCGACCTGCAAAACATCCTGTTCGTCGCCTTCGAGCAGTTGCTGACCGCACGGGTCGAGGGCGCGATCGCGTCCGGCACCTATGATGTTGGCCTGGAGACGCTGACGGCCGAGAGCTTCACCGTCACGGATCGGCAGACCATCTATACGCATCCCAACACCGCGGCCGAAACGCGATTGCTGACGATCACGCAACGCCAGCGCAACCGGCCGGTTACGCTCGACGAGGCGTTGGAGCATCTCTCCGATCCGCGCGCCTTGCTGCTGGTCAACACGCAATCCGGCCGCGCCGCCGTGCAGGCGCCGGCGCGCAGCGTCATGCTCGATGACGGCCAGGTCGAACGTCGCGTGCGCCTGATCCGGCCCATGGAGCACCCGGTCATCGCGCTTGCGACCATGCCACAGACCCATTGGCGTGAGGCGGATCGTGAGAGCTTCGCGCGCGTCTGGTCGGCCGAACTGGCCGACGTGCCGGCGTTCACCGACAGCGAGATTCACATTGTCGCCGGTCTCCTGCTGCCGATCTGGAAGCGGCTGCCGAATGAATCGACACGCGTCTATCGGCTCCAGACCGATGATGGAGAACGCATCATCGGCCGCAAGGTGTCACCGGCCTGGGTTGCCAGTGCGACCGCGATCGGCGCCTCGACGCTGACGCCCGATGCAGCGCATTCGGCTCTGCTCGACGGCAAGACCATCCTCGATCTCGCTGAAGGCCTTCAGCTTCGCCGTGTCCGCGTCATGGGCGCGAACCGCATCGAACTGACCGGGTTCGCCGGTGCCATGCGCGAGCGGCTCACGGCCTACGGCCTGTTCCACGAGATCATCTCGTGGAAGCTGCGCATGTTCGTGCCGACCGATGCCGCCGGTGTGGATGTCCTGCGCAAAGTGCTCGACCGATATCCGGTTGCGCGCGTTGCCGAGCGCGTGGCCTGA
- a CDS encoding DUF2285 domain-containing protein has translation MRLEDLSPILASVTTGDGRHLLLADADGYHQVWFVGGHHARGSSFIIPRDDDRAARMHAIQRFERRLAGERSGPLMRSLQLSVHQRSRFTLQLRALDGVRDGASRREIAAVLLDPQARDIPAIEWTNAALRKRINRIIARATLMTNGGYLALLRGDAKRARRFRRR, from the coding sequence ATCCGTCTCGAAGATCTCTCGCCGATCCTGGCGAGCGTGACGACCGGCGATGGCCGTCATCTTCTCCTCGCTGACGCCGACGGCTATCATCAGGTCTGGTTCGTCGGCGGTCATCATGCGCGCGGCAGCAGTTTCATCATCCCCCGCGATGACGACCGCGCCGCGCGCATGCATGCCATTCAGCGTTTCGAGCGACGCCTGGCCGGCGAGCGGTCCGGTCCCCTGATGCGCAGCTTGCAGCTCTCGGTGCATCAGCGCAGCAGGTTCACGCTCCAACTCCGCGCGCTCGATGGTGTTCGGGATGGCGCGTCGCGTCGTGAGATCGCAGCGGTCCTTCTCGATCCGCAAGCGCGCGATATCCCCGCCATCGAATGGACTAACGCAGCACTGCGCAAGCGCATCAACCGCATCATCGCGCGCGCCACGCTTATGACAAACGGCGGCTATCTCGCGCTACTGCGCGGCGACGCCAAACGTGCGAGGCGCTTCCGCCGGCGCTAG
- a CDS encoding helix-turn-helix transcriptional regulator, which translates to MDTSPPRVTPRFLRTHDAAAFLGLSGRTLEKHRCTGTGPIFRKLGGRVVYAIDDLETWAAERARNSTSDPGPQPSSRSARATPSRSS; encoded by the coding sequence TTGGACACTTCTCCTCCTCGCGTTACGCCCCGTTTCTTGCGCACGCACGATGCCGCGGCGTTTCTCGGTCTCTCCGGACGCACGCTTGAGAAACATCGTTGCACCGGCACAGGCCCGATCTTCCGAAAGCTTGGCGGCCGCGTCGTCTACGCCATCGATGACCTCGAGACCTGGGCCGCCGAGCGCGCCCGCAACTCCACGTCCGATCCCGGCCCGCAGCCGTCCTCTCGCTCGGCGCGAGCCACGCCGTCGCGTAGCAGCTGA
- a CDS encoding DUF7146 domain-containing protein produces MPGHAAELARRLAREAEAVCRHYLSSGRREGRYWMVGDVNNTPGRSMFVRLSGPESGKGAAGKWTDAATGEHGDLLDIIGATCALDDFRDIETEARRFLSFPRPQHELALKRRLTPAPVGSPESARRLFAMSHPIPRTLVETYLRNRGITALPETGNLRFHPRCYYRPDRDMPTETWPAMIAAVTDLDGRITGAHRTWLDPNGFDPTTLGKAPIDSPRRAMGHLLGNAVRFGVVRDVAAAGEGIETMLSLRCVLPDMPMMAGLSAAHLAAIVFPATLRRLYIVRDNDPAGDGAMAILFDRAHAARIDAVVLSPHGDDFNADLRRFGTDALRMAVRVQLVPEDVARFMRL; encoded by the coding sequence ATGCCGGGACATGCGGCCGAACTGGCACGCCGTCTCGCGCGCGAGGCCGAGGCGGTGTGCCGGCACTATCTCTCCAGTGGTCGCCGCGAAGGCCGCTACTGGATGGTCGGCGACGTCAACAACACGCCCGGGCGCTCGATGTTCGTGCGCCTCAGCGGCCCTGAATCCGGCAAGGGCGCTGCCGGCAAGTGGACCGACGCCGCGACCGGCGAGCATGGCGACCTGCTCGATATCATCGGCGCGACTTGCGCGCTCGACGACTTCCGCGACATCGAGACGGAAGCAAGGCGCTTCCTGAGCTTTCCGCGACCGCAACATGAACTCGCGTTGAAGCGGCGTCTGACACCAGCTCCGGTCGGATCGCCGGAATCCGCCCGGCGCCTGTTTGCCATGTCGCACCCGATTCCGCGCACACTCGTGGAAACGTACTTGCGCAATCGTGGCATCACGGCTTTGCCCGAAACCGGAAATCTCCGTTTCCACCCACGCTGCTATTATCGTCCCGATCGCGACATGCCGACCGAGACCTGGCCGGCGATGATCGCCGCCGTTACCGATCTCGACGGCCGTATCACCGGCGCGCACCGGACCTGGCTCGATCCGAACGGCTTCGACCCCACCACGCTCGGCAAGGCGCCGATCGACTCGCCGCGGCGCGCGATGGGCCATCTGCTCGGCAACGCGGTGCGCTTCGGTGTGGTGCGCGACGTTGCGGCCGCGGGCGAAGGCATCGAAACCATGCTGTCGCTTCGCTGCGTCCTGCCCGACATGCCGATGATGGCCGGGCTCTCGGCCGCTCATCTCGCCGCCATTGTATTTCCGGCGACGCTGCGCCGGCTCTATATCGTGCGCGACAACGATCCGGCAGGCGACGGCGCGATGGCCATTCTCTTCGACCGTGCCCACGCGGCACGAATCGACGCGGTGGTCTTGTCGCCCCACGGTGACGACTTCAACGCCGATCTGCGCCGCTTCGGCACCGATGCGCTACGGATGGCCGTGCGGGTTCAACTCGTGCCGGAGGACGTCGCACGCTTCATGCGTCTGTGA
- a CDS encoding DNA -binding domain-containing protein, which translates to MTITPFEDCPPQLDRVSSYDEKHLASYIRLLDAEAEGADWREAVSIIFGLDPNKHPERAKLVHDSHLARAHWMRDKGYRNLLEPRMQ; encoded by the coding sequence GTGACCATTACCCCCTTCGAAGACTGTCCTCCGCAGCTTGATCGCGTCAGTTCCTATGACGAGAAACATCTGGCGAGCTACATCCGGCTGCTGGATGCCGAGGCCGAAGGCGCGGATTGGCGCGAGGCCGTCTCGATCATTTTCGGCCTCGATCCCAACAAGCATCCGGAGCGCGCCAAGCTCGTGCACGATAGTCATCTCGCACGCGCACACTGGATGAGAGATAAAGGCTATCGGAATCTCCTCGAACCGCGCATGCAATAG
- a CDS encoding DUF736 domain-containing protein, giving the protein MANIGTFTKTEQGFVGEIVTLSFQAKNVRMVPESNGTNENAPSHRVYVGRAEIGAAWAKRSTEGRNYLSVKLDDPSFNAPIYANLFDDEDGESYTLIWSRGRKANAD; this is encoded by the coding sequence ATGGCGAACATCGGCACCTTCACCAAGACCGAGCAGGGCTTCGTCGGCGAAATCGTCACGCTCAGCTTCCAGGCAAAGAACGTCCGCATGGTCCCGGAGAGCAACGGCACCAACGAGAACGCCCCGAGCCACCGCGTCTATGTCGGCCGCGCCGAGATCGGCGCCGCCTGGGCCAAGCGGTCCACCGAGGGCCGCAACTACCTGTCGGTCAAGCTCGACGACCCGAGCTTCAACGCGCCGATCTACGCGAACCTCTTCGACGACGAAGACGGCGAGAGCTACACGCTCATCTGGTCGCGCGGCCGCAAGGCCAACGCCGACTGA
- a CDS encoding DUF2493 domain-containing protein, which produces MTTDYDDTGYESHAASATDTILTELQLHGYRPFQDEPDPRPLPEARNVAGAVADIFDALVATLTDTRLEPDLEDFLWSTVNLFHRANGRIERQLDDNEQAQRRCQREQDGSEIRSVELERLTAEGMTLVERRNVMEFFRDQAAEHFARHTGSHWHPRNGSMVNHRTLTAAMIDSRDFIAAKRRAETEVMLPAGPKIAFTGGLDFNDHRLIWDRLDQVRAKHPDMVLLHGGSPKGAERIAARWADHRKVPQIAFKPDWTKHAKAAPFKRNDAMLEALPIGVLVAPGSGIQENLADKARRFGIPVWKLGKSGA; this is translated from the coding sequence ATGACGACCGACTATGACGACACCGGCTACGAGTCGCACGCCGCATCCGCCACCGACACCATCCTCACCGAACTGCAACTGCATGGCTATCGCCCCTTCCAGGACGAGCCCGATCCCAGACCGCTCCCCGAAGCGCGTAATGTCGCCGGTGCCGTCGCCGACATCTTCGATGCGCTCGTGGCAACCCTGACCGACACTCGCCTCGAACCGGACCTCGAAGACTTTCTGTGGTCGACCGTCAACCTCTTCCATCGCGCCAATGGCCGGATCGAGCGCCAGCTCGACGACAACGAGCAGGCGCAGCGGCGCTGCCAGCGTGAACAGGACGGCTCCGAGATCCGCTCCGTCGAACTGGAGCGCCTCACGGCCGAGGGCATGACGCTGGTCGAACGGCGCAACGTGATGGAGTTCTTCCGCGATCAGGCCGCGGAGCACTTCGCGCGCCACACCGGATCGCATTGGCATCCGCGCAACGGATCGATGGTCAACCATCGCACCTTGACCGCGGCGATGATCGATAGCCGCGACTTCATCGCAGCCAAGCGCCGGGCCGAAACCGAAGTGATGCTACCGGCCGGTCCGAAGATCGCCTTCACGGGCGGGCTCGACTTCAACGATCACCGCCTGATCTGGGATCGTCTCGATCAGGTCCGCGCCAAGCACCCCGACATGGTGCTGCTGCACGGCGGATCGCCGAAGGGCGCCGAACGCATCGCCGCCCGCTGGGCAGATCACCGCAAGGTGCCGCAGATCGCATTCAAGCCCGACTGGACGAAGCACGCCAAGGCTGCGCCGTTCAAGCGCAACGACGCGATGCTCGAAGCGTTGCCGATCGGCGTCCTGGTCGCACCGGGCTCGGGCATCCAGGAAAACCTAGCCGACAAGGCGCGCCGGTTCGGCATTCCGGTCTGGAAACTCGGAAAGAGCGGCGCGTGA